In Vagococcus luciliae, one genomic interval encodes:
- a CDS encoding APC family permease — protein MSAKTATPNKKLTFTSIYFLGINAIVGSGAFLLPQQIYKNIGVMSILVLLTAALTVSMVALCYADLSSRFSGSGAAWLYSYNAFGKFTGFQIGLFSWFLGCLTFTAESVALHRTLKSMYPALDNPIAKYAFPIGVIVLLSIINLFGTSIVKKINSVSSIIKIATLLFFLVVGVFFIKTAHFTPIVPENVKTTGSFFGHFGQAFSVVFYMFTGFSFIPVAAGQMNNPEKNIPKALIAVMSSVTIIYVLVQATAIGILGPSIAKFDIPIAQALNSSIGHWAYVLIVIGMIISIFGVAFAVSFNTPVLAASLSTEHNLLPSAVGKRNKNDAPYIAVIITMIISIFLVSFSYIFLVAAIVLASFIQYVPSILAVIKFKHTKQFPNNGFSLKGGDTIPIIALIISMYLLTNFRMDVLLLILGVFIVGLIMYYTSIKNKPDSPSAPQAPKGKVAQATTKLADKVATTTQSAPTHVSTK, from the coding sequence ATGAGTGCGAAAACAGCAACACCTAATAAAAAGTTGACGTTTACGTCAATTTATTTTTTAGGTATCAATGCAATTGTCGGGTCAGGAGCGTTCTTATTACCGCAACAGATTTATAAAAATATTGGGGTAATGAGTATTCTGGTTCTCCTTACTGCAGCATTAACAGTAAGTATGGTTGCATTATGTTATGCGGATTTATCAAGTCGATTTTCAGGATCAGGAGCAGCTTGGTTGTATTCGTATAATGCATTTGGTAAATTTACTGGGTTTCAAATTGGATTATTTTCGTGGTTTTTAGGATGCCTGACATTTACAGCAGAATCTGTTGCCTTACATCGAACATTAAAAAGCATGTATCCGGCGTTAGATAACCCAATTGCGAAATATGCTTTTCCGATTGGTGTGATAGTTCTATTAAGTATTATTAATCTATTTGGTACCAGTATTGTTAAAAAAATCAACAGTGTGTCTTCAATTATTAAAATTGCTACGCTATTATTCTTCCTTGTTGTCGGTGTGTTCTTTATCAAAACAGCACACTTTACACCAATTGTCCCTGAAAATGTGAAAACAACAGGTAGCTTCTTTGGTCACTTTGGTCAAGCATTTAGTGTGGTATTTTACATGTTTACTGGATTCTCATTTATCCCAGTAGCAGCTGGACAAATGAACAACCCAGAAAAAAATATTCCAAAAGCATTAATCGCCGTTATGTCTAGTGTGACTATTATTTATGTGTTAGTACAAGCAACAGCGATTGGTATCTTAGGACCAAGTATTGCAAAATTTGATATTCCTATCGCTCAAGCACTAAATTCTTCTATTGGTCATTGGGCATATGTACTGATTGTCATTGGTATGATTATTTCAATTTTTGGTGTGGCATTTGCCGTATCATTTAATACACCAGTTTTAGCAGCATCTTTATCAACAGAACATAATCTATTACCATCAGCTGTTGGTAAAAGAAATAAAAACGATGCACCTTACATTGCTGTCATTATTACAATGATTATTAGTATTTTCTTAGTGTCATTTAGCTATATCTTCTTAGTAGCAGCAATCGTGCTAGCATCATTTATCCAATATGTTCCATCAATTTTAGCCGTGATTAAATTTAAACATACAAAACAATTTCCAAATAATGGGTTCTCTTTAAAGGGAGGAGACACCATTCCAATTATTGCCTTGATTATCTCAATGTATCTATTAACTAACTTTAGAATGGATGTTTTATTACTAATCCTTGGTGTGTTCATCGTTGGTTTGATTATGTATTACACAAGTATCAAAAATAAACCAGATTCACCATCAGCACCACAAGCACCAAAAGGTAAAGTCGCTCAAGCAACCACTAAATTGGCTGACAAAGTCGCAACAACTACTCAAAGTGCACCAACTCATGTATCAACAAAATAA
- a CDS encoding C1 family peptidase, producing MTNELTFDQINNMQELFTGDRANEIAQTAATTNGIFKASENIRAIDDANFNFSIDIDSHKVTNQNQSGRCWMFACLNVIRFQLEKQYNIENFELSQNYLFFYDKLEKANYFYQNILNTANEPISSRDVQFLINSPQQDGGDWNLIISLVEKYGVVPIYEMNDSSCSVTSAELNTMLNRKLRRDAVELRQLVKDNATESTIKDYIEKSLSEVYRLLSIALGTPPKTIDFTFRDKDKKYTSYQGLTPQQLYTDYIDIDVTDYVGLINVPAENMPFGKVYEVALSGNMIGGTPNRYLNIKMDELKQATIKQLKAGEPVWFGCDVLKHFDRQKGIMSHDLYKFEDLFDIDFSMTKGDRFNYKESLPTHAMVIGGVNLVGDMPTKWKVENSWGEKIGDKGYCVMDDRWMEEFVFEVVVKKDYLTEDLKQVLVTEPVELPFWNPMNPIA from the coding sequence ATGACAAACGAATTAACTTTTGATCAAATTAATAACATGCAAGAACTTTTTACAGGTGACAGAGCAAATGAAATCGCCCAAACAGCAGCAACAACAAATGGTATTTTTAAAGCATCTGAAAATATTCGTGCAATTGATGATGCGAATTTTAACTTTTCGATTGATATCGACTCACATAAAGTGACCAATCAAAATCAAAGTGGTCGTTGCTGGATGTTTGCTTGTTTAAATGTCATTCGTTTCCAATTAGAAAAACAATACAACATTGAAAACTTTGAATTATCACAAAACTACTTATTTTTCTATGACAAATTAGAAAAAGCAAATTACTTCTATCAAAATATTCTTAATACAGCAAATGAACCTATTTCTAGTCGTGATGTCCAATTTTTAATTAACTCACCACAACAAGATGGTGGGGATTGGAATTTAATCATTTCACTAGTTGAAAAATATGGTGTCGTACCAATTTATGAAATGAATGACTCAAGCTGTAGTGTCACATCAGCTGAATTAAATACGATGTTAAATCGTAAATTACGACGTGATGCTGTTGAGTTAAGACAACTTGTTAAAGATAATGCGACAGAATCTACTATTAAAGATTACATCGAAAAAAGTCTATCTGAAGTTTACAGACTATTATCAATTGCTTTAGGGACACCACCAAAAACAATTGACTTTACATTCAGAGATAAAGACAAAAAATACACTTCTTATCAAGGGTTAACACCTCAACAACTATACACTGACTACATTGATATTGATGTAACGGACTATGTTGGATTAATCAACGTTCCAGCTGAAAACATGCCTTTTGGTAAAGTTTACGAAGTGGCTTTATCAGGAAACATGATAGGTGGCACACCAAACCGTTATTTAAACATTAAAATGGATGAGTTAAAACAAGCCACAATTAAACAATTAAAAGCTGGTGAACCAGTTTGGTTTGGTTGTGATGTGTTAAAACATTTTGACCGTCAAAAAGGGATCATGTCACATGATTTATATAAATTTGAAGATTTGTTTGATATTGATTTTTCAATGACAAAAGGTGATCGTTTCAACTACAAAGAAAGCTTACCAACGCATGCTATGGTAATTGGTGGCGTGAATCTTGTGGGTGATATGCCAACTAAATGGAAAGTTGAAAATAGCTGGGGAGAAAAAATTGGTGACAAAGGTTACTGTGTGATGGATGACAGATGGATGGAGGAATTTGTCTTTGAAGTCGTTGTGAAAAAAGACTATCTAACAGAAGATTTAAAACAAGTCTTAGTAACAGAACCTGTCGAATTACCATTTTGGAATCCTATGAATCCAATTGCCTAA
- a CDS encoding C69 family dipeptidase: protein MCTTVVVGKKASRTGSTLIARNCDSEEPIQPVRFITVAEDAHVNGTYKSNMTKFTEKYPNKSLKYTMVPFLDESKLGIFGEAGINSKNVAMSSTESIFSNTDVLAIDPLTSAGLGEDSLLNMVLPYIESARDGVTYLGQLIKEHGSHEGNGVIFSDKDEVWYMEIPCGHHWVAQRVPDDCCAVIANQSIIEEIDFNDPENFMYSEGICEFVDEYQLNPDYEGFNFRHIFGTSTKEDRQYNTARVWYGQNYLGHKIEDPRSSDMPFVFKPNRLLTVNDVAAVLSSHFDETIYDPFNPESDVNRNIFRPISMNRTAESHILEIRNNVPEEIAGIIWLNSAPTAFNPYVPFFANSLDTPKSYRDTTDSYDINQAYWMYRTLAVLVERDYNKLSSVNFDYLTAAKTLAKHLVLETDKAVKEGNIKNIEEFLTEQNNKNIDQMNELAMKHIGDLVQKGLGLSKLTFDITKDV from the coding sequence ATGTGTACAACCGTTGTCGTCGGAAAAAAAGCCTCTAGAACAGGCTCAACATTGATTGCTAGAAACTGTGATTCTGAAGAACCTATCCAACCTGTTCGTTTTATTACCGTTGCTGAAGATGCTCATGTGAATGGCACTTATAAAAGTAATATGACGAAATTTACTGAAAAATACCCAAACAAATCATTGAAATATACAATGGTGCCATTTTTGGATGAAAGTAAACTTGGTATTTTTGGTGAAGCTGGAATTAACTCAAAAAATGTGGCCATGAGCTCAACAGAAAGTATTTTCTCAAATACGGATGTTTTAGCGATTGATCCATTAACCTCAGCAGGTTTAGGTGAAGATTCTTTACTTAATATGGTCTTACCATACATTGAATCAGCAAGAGATGGTGTAACTTATTTAGGCCAACTCATTAAAGAGCATGGTTCTCATGAAGGAAATGGTGTCATTTTTAGTGACAAAGATGAAGTGTGGTATATGGAAATCCCATGTGGACATCACTGGGTAGCACAACGTGTCCCTGATGATTGTTGTGCAGTGATTGCCAATCAATCCATCATTGAAGAAATAGATTTCAACGACCCAGAAAACTTTATGTACTCTGAAGGCATTTGTGAATTTGTCGATGAATATCAACTTAATCCAGATTATGAAGGATTTAATTTCCGTCATATCTTTGGAACCAGTACTAAAGAAGATAGACAATACAATACTGCTCGCGTGTGGTATGGTCAAAACTACTTAGGTCATAAAATAGAAGATCCTAGAAGTAGTGATATGCCGTTTGTCTTTAAACCAAATCGTTTACTGACAGTCAATGATGTGGCTGCTGTACTAAGTTCACACTTTGATGAAACAATCTATGATCCATTTAATCCTGAGAGCGATGTAAATCGCAATATATTTAGACCAATCTCTATGAACCGTACGGCTGAATCTCATATTTTAGAAATCAGAAACAACGTACCTGAAGAAATTGCTGGAATCATTTGGTTAAATAGTGCTCCAACAGCCTTTAACCCATATGTGCCATTCTTCGCTAATAGTCTAGATACACCCAAAAGCTACCGTGATACGACAGATAGCTATGATATTAACCAAGCCTATTGGATGTATCGTACGTTAGCAGTATTAGTGGAACGTGATTACAACAAATTATCTTCTGTAAACTTTGACTATTTAACAGCTGCTAAAACATTAGCAAAACATCTTGTCTTAGAAACAGATAAAGCTGTTAAAGAAGGCAATATTAAAAATATTGAAGAGTTCTTAACTGAACAAAATAATAAAAATATTGACCAAATGAACGAATTAGCTATGAAACATATAGGTGATTTGGTCCAAAAAGGTTTGGGATTATCTAAACTGACATTTGATATTACTAAAGACGTTTAG
- a CDS encoding C69 family dipeptidase → MCTTVVVGKKATKNGATLIARNCDAEIVIEPVKFIVVPENDVTEGVYKSYLTHFKENYPKKSLRYQMVPYIQYKKYGIFGESGINSKNVAMSATESIFSNTQVLAIDPLTDGLGEDSLVSVVLPYISSAREGVTYLGKLIEEYGSHEGNGVIFSDKNEIWYMEIPCGHHWIAQRVPDDCCAVIANQSIIEEVDFNDPENFMYSEGLREFVETYHLNPDYEGFNFRHIFGTSSKEDREYNTPRVWYGQNYLGHKVEDPRSSDMPFVFKPNRKLSYEDVGAVLSSHYDETIYDPFNSTDDTSRKLFRPISMNRTSQSHILEIRNDVPEEIAAITWINSGPTAFNPYVPFYANSNDTAPSYNNTSMTYDINQAYWMHRTLAVLVERDYDVLKTVNFDYLSAARQLANHMVLETDRAYKAMQSGDVTDFLTKQNKQNIEEMNHLTMTHIGELVKKGLALSKLTFDITKDV, encoded by the coding sequence ATGTGTACAACTGTCGTAGTAGGAAAGAAAGCAACCAAGAATGGCGCAACATTAATCGCAAGAAATTGTGACGCTGAGATTGTTATTGAACCAGTAAAATTTATTGTGGTTCCTGAAAATGATGTGACTGAAGGTGTGTATAAATCTTATTTAACTCATTTTAAGGAAAATTATCCAAAGAAATCACTAAGATACCAAATGGTACCTTACATTCAATATAAAAAATATGGCATCTTTGGTGAATCTGGTATCAACTCAAAAAATGTGGCAATGAGTGCGACTGAAAGTATCTTTAGTAACACACAAGTTTTAGCAATTGATCCTTTAACAGATGGTCTTGGTGAAGACTCATTAGTTAGTGTGGTATTACCTTATATTTCTTCTGCTAGAGAAGGCGTTACTTATCTCGGAAAACTTATTGAAGAATATGGTTCTCATGAAGGAAACGGCGTTATCTTCAGTGATAAAAATGAGATTTGGTATATGGAAATTCCATGTGGTCATCACTGGATCGCTCAACGCGTGCCAGATGATTGCTGTGCAGTGATTGCTAACCAATCGATTATTGAAGAAGTTGATTTCAATGACCCAGAAAACTTTATGTATTCAGAAGGATTAAGAGAATTTGTTGAAACCTATCATTTAAATCCCGACTATGAAGGATTTAACTTCCGTCATATTTTTGGTACAAGCTCAAAAGAAGATAGAGAATACAACACACCACGTGTATGGTACGGTCAAAATTATTTAGGTCATAAAGTAGAAGACCCAAGAAGTAGTGATATGCCATTTGTATTTAAACCAAATCGTAAATTGAGCTATGAAGATGTGGGCGCTGTATTAAGTTCTCACTATGATGAAACCATTTATGACCCATTTAATTCAACAGATGATACGTCTAGAAAATTATTTAGACCGATTTCAATGAATCGTACCTCTCAATCACACATCTTAGAAATTAGAAATGATGTGCCAGAAGAGATTGCAGCGATTACTTGGATTAATAGTGGTCCAACAGCCTTCAATCCGTATGTGCCGTTCTACGCAAATAGTAACGATACTGCACCATCTTACAACAATACAAGTATGACTTATGATATCAACCAAGCTTACTGGATGCATCGGACACTCGCTGTGTTAGTAGAACGAGATTATGACGTACTAAAAACAGTTAACTTTGATTACCTAAGTGCTGCTAGACAGTTAGCAAATCACATGGTATTAGAAACAGATCGAGCGTATAAAGCGATGCAATCTGGGGATGTAACAGACTTTTTAACAAAACAAAACAAACAAAATATAGAAGAAATGAATCATTTAACCATGACTCATATCGGCGAATTGGTTAAGAAAGGGCTAGCCTTATCTAAACTCACCTTTGATATAACCAAAGACGTATAA
- a CDS encoding APC family permease → MENKSGSKAPVSASVKPVASKTQATNTASKKGALSKITLATFIGLTFSLVAGPYYSTLTATGWNMFLFMGIAVIGFALPIALISGEFGTTFPGQGGPELWVKNTLGPKWGFVTSWLIWAAMFPSMVVVGTGFAPMVALLLKKESLIENSMFTLAVILGLVWCMTLLNLKFDMAKVNGKFGIWLGLYIPVVMLFILGVFTFIKIGLNPDSILGTFSWSKLVPKSFTSGSGMYFSGIIFIFLGIEMSSVFITRLKKPSQQYAKGVITSLILLALFSLVNSFLVANVIPAGKIQLNNGAQPLQLFADRLGLPYFVVQIFCLLSIVSVLTNMSTWFISAQKTITASAREGDFPEKFKFWRTNKFNSSNTLLFVQAIAITILSGAYVIIPGINKVFVIITNSGTMIYCLAYTLMALGFIAMRRKSPDTEHPFRVGKKGNGLGFFFAGLLMVTIVFALTLTFMSNTIENLVFVLIFVGILFSIPLIIYNKKKASWLTDVQKEMAKDSTQTMNK, encoded by the coding sequence ATGGAAAACAAAAGTGGTAGTAAAGCACCTGTATCAGCAAGTGTTAAACCAGTAGCAAGTAAAACGCAAGCTACTAACACTGCAAGTAAAAAAGGTGCTTTATCAAAAATAACATTAGCAACATTTATTGGGTTAACATTCTCTCTTGTAGCAGGTCCATATTATTCAACATTGACGGCAACAGGATGGAACATGTTTTTATTCATGGGTATTGCCGTGATTGGATTTGCTTTACCAATCGCTTTAATATCTGGAGAGTTTGGGACAACATTTCCTGGCCAAGGTGGTCCAGAGTTATGGGTTAAAAACACCCTGGGACCTAAGTGGGGATTTGTGACCTCTTGGCTCATTTGGGCAGCGATGTTCCCTTCTATGGTTGTAGTAGGAACTGGGTTTGCGCCAATGGTTGCGCTACTGTTGAAGAAAGAAAGTTTAATCGAGAATTCGATGTTTACATTGGCGGTTATTTTAGGATTAGTTTGGTGTATGACACTGTTGAATTTAAAATTCGACATGGCAAAAGTAAATGGTAAATTCGGTATTTGGTTAGGTTTGTATATTCCTGTCGTGATGTTATTTATACTTGGTGTGTTTACCTTTATAAAAATTGGTTTAAACCCAGATAGCATTTTAGGAACATTCTCATGGTCAAAATTAGTTCCTAAATCGTTCACAAGTGGTTCTGGAATGTACTTTAGTGGGATTATCTTTATCTTCTTAGGAATAGAGATGTCTTCTGTGTTTATTACTCGTCTGAAAAAACCATCTCAACAATATGCTAAAGGTGTTATTACATCTCTTATCTTATTAGCATTGTTCTCATTGGTTAACTCATTTTTAGTAGCAAATGTTATCCCAGCAGGTAAAATCCAATTAAACAATGGTGCTCAACCATTACAATTGTTTGCCGATCGTTTAGGATTACCATATTTTGTTGTCCAAATCTTCTGTTTACTTTCTATTGTGAGTGTATTGACTAATATGTCTACATGGTTCATTAGTGCTCAAAAAACAATCACTGCAAGTGCAAGAGAAGGGGACTTCCCAGAAAAATTCAAATTCTGGAGAACAAATAAATTTAACTCATCAAATACCTTATTATTTGTGCAAGCTATTGCGATTACTATTTTGTCAGGTGCTTATGTTATTATCCCTGGAATTAACAAAGTATTCGTTATTATCACAAATAGTGGAACAATGATCTATTGTTTAGCTTATACATTAATGGCTTTAGGATTCATTGCGATGAGAAGAAAATCACCTGATACAGAACATCCTTTCCGTGTAGGTAAAAAAGGAAATGGTCTTGGATTCTTCTTTGCAGGGTTACTGATGGTAACCATTGTGTTTGCTTTAACATTAACTTTTATGAGTAATACGATTGAAAACTTAGTCTTCGTTTTAATCTTTGTCGGTATTCTATTTAGTATCCCATTAATCATCTATAATAAGAAAAAAGCTAGCTGGTTAACTGACGTACAAAAAGAAATGGCAAAAGATAGTACACAAACAATGAATAAATAA
- a CDS encoding C1 family peptidase, with protein MSRPLTSERINEMKKEFNSNRGNQVAQTAATTNGLFKAAENIRSIDDNNFNFSIDVDTHQVTNQRHSGRCWMFSCLNVIRFQIEKQYNIENFELSQNYLFFYDKLEKANYFYQNILDTSGEELSSRDVQFLLNSPQQDGGDWNLIISLVEKYGVVPKYEMDESSCSMDSTELNTLLNRKLRADAIVLRRMMNSNKTNDEIKSFIDEQLVEVYRILSIALGTPPETINFTFRNKDKKYTSYQNLTPVEMYQKYVDIDLNDYAIIINVPTESMPFDQTFEVELSGNMVDGKPNRYLNVEMDELKKLTIKQLKSGEPVWFACDVLKHFDRQKGIMSDSLYKFKELFDLDFNMTKGERFNYRESLPTHAMVIAGVNIVDDKPTKWKVENSWGDTIGDKGFCVMDDKWMTDYLFEVVVRKEFLTDTQRANLDKDATVLPFWNPMNPITPMI; from the coding sequence ATGTCTAGACCACTTACTAGTGAACGAATCAATGAAATGAAGAAAGAATTCAACTCAAACCGAGGAAATCAAGTTGCCCAAACAGCTGCGACAACTAATGGATTATTTAAAGCAGCAGAAAATATCCGATCAATTGATGATAATAATTTTAACTTTTCAATTGATGTGGACACTCACCAAGTAACGAATCAACGTCATAGTGGACGCTGCTGGATGTTTTCATGTTTGAATGTGATCCGATTCCAAATAGAAAAACAATACAACATTGAAAACTTTGAATTATCACAAAATTATCTATTTTTCTATGACAAATTAGAAAAAGCAAACTATTTTTATCAAAATATTTTAGACACATCAGGCGAAGAATTATCAAGTAGAGATGTGCAATTCTTATTAAACTCACCACAACAAGATGGTGGTGATTGGAATTTAATTATTTCGTTAGTTGAAAAATATGGCGTTGTACCAAAATATGAAATGGACGAGTCAAGCTGTAGTATGGATTCAACAGAATTAAATACTTTATTAAATCGTAAATTACGTGCGGATGCGATTGTGTTACGTCGCATGATGAATTCAAATAAAACAAATGATGAAATAAAATCGTTTATTGATGAACAATTAGTAGAAGTGTACCGTATTCTTTCTATCGCTTTAGGGACACCACCTGAAACAATCAATTTTACATTTAGAAACAAAGATAAAAAATATACCTCTTATCAAAATTTAACACCAGTAGAAATGTATCAAAAATACGTTGATATTGATTTAAATGACTATGCGATTATTATCAATGTCCCAACAGAATCTATGCCGTTTGATCAAACATTTGAAGTAGAATTATCTGGCAACATGGTAGACGGTAAACCCAATCGTTATTTAAATGTTGAAATGGATGAATTGAAAAAATTAACCATTAAACAATTAAAATCAGGTGAACCAGTTTGGTTTGCGTGTGACGTGTTAAAACATTTTGACCGTCAAAAAGGCATTATGTCAGATAGTCTATATAAATTTAAAGAATTATTTGACTTAGATTTTAACATGACAAAAGGTGAGAGATTTAACTACCGTGAAAGCTTACCAACTCATGCGATGGTCATTGCGGGGGTAAATATTGTCGATGACAAACCAACTAAATGGAAAGTAGAAAATAGTTGGGGAGACACTATTGGAGATAAAGGTTTCTGTGTCATGGATGATAAATGGATGACAGACTATCTATTTGAAGTAGTGGTTAGAAAAGAATTTTTAACTGATACTCAACGTGCTAATTTAGACAAAGACGCGACAGTATTGCCATTCTGGAATCCAATGAACCCAATTACACCAATGATTTAA
- a CDS encoding APC family permease, with protein MSSKPDSTTKSTNKQGQGYISTYALIMMNVAIVAGLGNDAQQAFYGLSSVTLFAIGALVFFVPTALVAAELAGGWSERGGIFRWVGEGMGKGWAFTCLLILWFQTTFNLGAGMPNFAATIGFFTPNYDWAVKFAKNPSHELIIMCLFLAVFWLVTWLATRGAKTFSNISKYGVTIGTIIPLATIVILAIVWLAQGHTPAIKLEPSGLVPKWHGMSTLALAAGVFFSYAGIDLNAAHIKQLKNPKKQFPIAMLVAGLIAFLVFVVGTLIIAIVIPEKNINIIYALYSLYHELGATIGAPWMYMIFVYVGFFATLAMWITNLAGPSFMLGQAGRSGFLPKQLQSNNKHGMPSKMLYLQAICVTAIAFVVKLLPNVEGFFVMITQTVTILYMLYYVLMFVSFLRLRYTQPNRPRTFTVPGGKVGAWLVSIIGLAACVFGIALSLYPPAQVKKEVGSGTVYVVTILVLLAIVLLLAFGIYQASKRHDWVDKDNQFAPFTWEIEGFDKPKKALSNIPTEILSHYQDPMGMPIKTQFDPNETLDSFNQKNQDQKVVNKTSNVK; from the coding sequence ATGAGTAGTAAACCAGATAGTACGACCAAAAGTACCAATAAACAAGGTCAAGGATATATTTCAACGTATGCGTTGATTATGATGAATGTTGCGATTGTTGCTGGGCTAGGAAATGATGCCCAACAAGCGTTTTATGGATTGTCGTCGGTGACGTTATTTGCAATTGGTGCACTTGTATTCTTTGTTCCAACAGCTCTTGTAGCAGCCGAACTTGCGGGTGGTTGGTCTGAGCGTGGCGGTATTTTCCGTTGGGTTGGTGAAGGTATGGGGAAAGGCTGGGCATTTACATGTTTGCTGATTCTATGGTTCCAAACGACGTTTAACCTCGGAGCAGGGATGCCTAACTTTGCAGCAACGATTGGATTTTTTACGCCTAATTATGATTGGGCTGTAAAATTTGCCAAAAATCCGTCTCATGAATTAATTATTATGTGTTTGTTTTTAGCTGTATTTTGGCTAGTAACCTGGTTAGCTACTCGTGGAGCTAAGACGTTTTCTAACATTTCTAAATACGGTGTCACAATTGGGACGATTATTCCTTTAGCAACGATTGTGATTTTAGCGATTGTTTGGTTAGCGCAAGGACACACGCCAGCTATCAAACTAGAACCAAGTGGACTTGTTCCTAAATGGCATGGTATGAGTACCTTAGCACTTGCAGCAGGGGTATTTTTCTCATATGCAGGGATTGATTTAAATGCCGCTCATATTAAACAACTAAAAAATCCTAAAAAACAATTTCCAATTGCCATGCTAGTTGCAGGGTTAATAGCCTTTTTAGTGTTTGTTGTCGGAACATTGATTATTGCGATTGTTATTCCAGAAAAAAATATTAATATTATCTATGCACTATATTCTTTATATCACGAATTAGGTGCGACGATTGGGGCGCCTTGGATGTATATGATCTTTGTCTATGTTGGATTCTTTGCGACACTTGCTATGTGGATTACCAACTTAGCTGGTCCATCATTTATGTTAGGTCAAGCTGGACGTAGTGGTTTTTTACCAAAACAATTACAAAGTAACAACAAACATGGTATGCCATCAAAAATGCTTTATTTACAAGCTATCTGTGTAACGGCTATTGCATTTGTCGTTAAACTTTTACCAAACGTTGAAGGATTCTTTGTTATGATTACTCAAACTGTCACCATTCTTTACATGTTATATTATGTGTTGATGTTTGTCTCATTCTTACGTTTACGTTACACGCAACCAAATCGTCCGAGAACATTCACTGTGCCTGGTGGAAAAGTAGGAGCTTGGTTAGTGTCTATTATTGGGTTAGCAGCATGTGTCTTTGGTATTGCGTTATCACTTTACCCACCAGCTCAAGTTAAAAAAGAAGTTGGTTCTGGTACAGTGTATGTTGTGACCATTTTAGTGTTACTTGCGATTGTATTATTACTTGCGTTTGGTATTTACCAAGCCTCTAAACGTCATGATTGGGTAGATAAAGATAACCAATTTGCACCATTCACATGGGAAATAGAAGGCTTTGACAAACCTAAAAAAGCATTGTCTAATATTCCAACAGAAATTTTATCACACTATCAAGATCCAATGGGTATGCCAATAAAGACTCAATTTGATCCAAATGAAACATTGGATAGTTTTAATCAAAAGAATCAAGATCAAAAAGTTGTTAATAAAACAAGTAATGTGAAATAA
- a CDS encoding glucose 1-dehydrogenase → MKLENKVALITGGAMGMGKEHALTFIKEGAIVYIADINDDAGHQAESELGTQANFIHLDVTKEQSWIDAINIIEKKHHKLDVLVNNAGISKFNSLEKTSVEDYMQVININQLSVFLGMKVAIPLLEKSDSASIINISSIEGLRGSTGGYGYVSSKFAVRGLTKCAALEFADKNIRVNSVHPGGVMTPMVSQATGEMKNSIEKFKNTIPLKRMAEPEEISQLVLFLASDDSSYSTGSEFIVDGGILA, encoded by the coding sequence ATGAAATTAGAAAATAAAGTTGCTTTAATTACTGGTGGAGCCATGGGAATGGGTAAAGAACATGCCCTTACATTTATTAAAGAAGGAGCAATTGTTTATATTGCGGATATTAATGATGACGCAGGCCATCAAGCTGAAAGTGAGTTAGGTACTCAGGCGAATTTTATTCACTTAGATGTCACAAAAGAACAATCTTGGATAGACGCGATAAATATCATTGAAAAAAAACATCATAAATTAGATGTTTTAGTCAATAATGCGGGCATTAGTAAATTTAATAGTTTGGAAAAAACATCTGTCGAAGACTATATGCAAGTGATTAATATTAACCAATTATCTGTATTTTTAGGAATGAAAGTCGCTATACCTTTACTTGAAAAAAGTGATTCTGCATCAATTATCAATATATCATCTATCGAAGGTTTAAGAGGTAGCACTGGTGGATATGGCTATGTTAGTTCGAAATTTGCAGTTAGAGGATTAACAAAATGTGCTGCTCTAGAATTTGCTGATAAAAATATTCGTGTAAATTCTGTTCATCCTGGTGGTGTTATGACACCAATGGTATCACAAGCAACAGGTGAAATGAAAAATAGTATTGAAAAATTTAAAAATACCATACCTCTAAAACGAATGGCTGAACCTGAAGAGATTTCTCAATTAGTTCTCTTTTTAGCTTCTGATGATTCTTCCTATTCAACAGGAAGTGAGTTCATTGTTGATGGTGGTATATTAGCTTAA